In Streptomyces sp. NBC_00483, a single window of DNA contains:
- a CDS encoding ABC transporter substrate-binding protein has translation MPHVPRRPGAAARSAAFLVSGALAVTALAGCGSDDQAGRPAAGPDVASAARTQVKDGGTLRWAVDDVPQTLNTFQADADAATSRVTGAVLPSMFRLDAEGRPQADPDYLEKAEVIKTEPKQVVLYKLNQQAVWSDGREIGAADFAAQWRALSGRNSAYWTAHNAGYNRIENVERGKNDLEVRVTFAKPYADWRSLFSPLYPKDVMGTPDAFNEGARSKLKVTAGPFALDKVDRGDKQVTLERNPRWWGRPAKLDKLELTAVPRDKRPAALAAGKLDLADVDPEAAERIAYAARDKGASGPLAHGPGAGVTSGEALRSWARAHNEDWEVAEAELEARAKTRKAVRKYEKEQSGLNGFVVRKSLEPAYTQLALNGSSGPLADERVRQAVARALDRDKLAQSVLKPLGLPASTVGSHLALSGQAAYADNSDALGKQDADKAQALLAEAGWVRGGPLEEKQQKPKTAGGKAEGAAAESDDGTYIMGEDDQKAGDDAKPGDAAPPLLGPGPLAAAQHSALLHQADAAKVRSAEREGKHAGDAKQGAAPGAYAPKGTPAPQQAAAKDADEGKEGAKAGAASGQLAKDGKPLTLNFVLPSGPDAEQLQSVADRISTMLQKIGVRTDITKVDDETYFKDHIAAGDYDLALYSWPGSAYPATDARPIYAKPVPAADGELTVEQNYTRVGTDHIDQLFDQAVGELDQDKERSLVRQADERIWAAAGSIPLYQRPELVATKANLVNAGAFGFQEPSYEDIGFLKPGAKAGGSPTEDAG, from the coding sequence ATGCCCCACGTCCCAAGGCGCCCAGGTGCCGCCGCACGCTCGGCCGCGTTCCTCGTGAGCGGCGCGCTCGCCGTGACCGCGCTCGCCGGGTGCGGTTCCGACGACCAGGCGGGCCGCCCCGCCGCAGGCCCCGACGTCGCCTCGGCCGCCCGCACGCAGGTCAAGGACGGCGGCACGCTGCGGTGGGCGGTCGACGACGTGCCGCAGACCCTCAACACCTTCCAGGCCGACGCGGACGCGGCCACGAGCCGGGTCACCGGGGCCGTGCTGCCCTCGATGTTCCGGCTCGACGCGGAGGGACGCCCGCAGGCCGACCCGGACTACCTGGAGAAGGCCGAGGTCATCAAGACCGAGCCCAAGCAGGTCGTGCTGTACAAGCTGAACCAGCAGGCGGTGTGGAGCGACGGCCGGGAGATCGGCGCCGCGGACTTCGCCGCGCAGTGGCGCGCCCTGTCCGGCAGGAACAGCGCGTACTGGACCGCCCACAACGCCGGCTACAACCGCATCGAGAACGTCGAGCGCGGCAAGAACGACCTGGAGGTGCGGGTCACGTTCGCCAAGCCGTACGCGGACTGGCGCTCGCTGTTCTCGCCGCTGTACCCCAAGGACGTCATGGGGACCCCGGACGCCTTCAACGAGGGCGCGCGCAGCAAGCTCAAGGTGACCGCGGGCCCCTTCGCGCTCGACAAGGTCGACCGGGGCGACAAGCAGGTCACGCTGGAGCGCAACCCCCGCTGGTGGGGCCGCCCCGCCAAGCTCGACAAGCTGGAACTCACCGCTGTGCCGCGCGACAAGCGCCCCGCCGCGCTCGCCGCGGGCAAGCTGGACCTCGCCGATGTCGACCCGGAGGCCGCCGAGCGCATCGCGTACGCCGCCCGCGACAAGGGTGCGTCCGGCCCGCTCGCGCACGGACCCGGCGCAGGGGTCACCTCCGGTGAGGCGCTGCGCTCCTGGGCGCGGGCGCACAACGAGGACTGGGAGGTCGCCGAGGCGGAGCTGGAGGCCCGCGCGAAGACCCGCAAGGCCGTGCGGAAGTACGAGAAGGAGCAGTCGGGGCTGAACGGCTTCGTCGTCCGCAAGTCGCTCGAACCCGCCTACACGCAGCTCGCCCTGAACGGTTCGAGCGGTCCGCTCGCCGACGAGCGGGTGCGCCAGGCCGTGGCCCGCGCCCTCGACCGCGACAAGCTGGCCCAGAGCGTGCTCAAGCCGCTCGGTCTTCCGGCCTCGACCGTCGGCAGCCACCTCGCCCTCTCCGGCCAGGCCGCCTACGCCGACAACAGCGACGCGCTCGGCAAGCAGGACGCCGACAAGGCGCAGGCGCTGCTCGCGGAGGCGGGCTGGGTGCGCGGCGGCCCGCTCGAGGAGAAGCAGCAGAAGCCGAAGACGGCGGGCGGCAAGGCGGAGGGCGCCGCGGCCGAGTCCGACGACGGCACGTACATCATGGGCGAGGACGACCAGAAGGCGGGCGACGACGCGAAGCCCGGCGACGCCGCGCCCCCGCTGCTCGGCCCCGGTCCGCTCGCCGCCGCGCAGCACTCCGCGCTGCTGCACCAGGCCGACGCCGCGAAGGTGCGCTCCGCCGAGCGGGAGGGGAAGCACGCGGGCGACGCCAAGCAGGGCGCGGCCCCCGGCGCGTACGCCCCGAAGGGGACCCCCGCCCCGCAGCAGGCCGCAGCGAAGGATGCCGACGAGGGCAAGGAGGGCGCCAAGGCAGGCGCCGCCTCGGGGCAGCTCGCCAAGGACGGCAAGCCGCTGACCCTGAACTTCGTGCTGCCCTCGGGCCCCGACGCCGAGCAGCTGCAGTCCGTCGCCGACCGGATCTCGACGATGCTGCAGAAGATCGGCGTCCGCACGGACATCACGAAGGTCGACGACGAGACCTACTTCAAGGACCACATCGCGGCGGGCGATTACGACCTGGCGCTGTACTCGTGGCCCGGCTCCGCCTACCCGGCCACCGACGCCCGCCCGATCTACGCCAAGCCGGTCCCGGCCGCCGACGGCGAGCTCACGGTCGAGCAGAACTACACGCGGGTCGGCACCGACCACATCGACCAGCTCTTCGACCAGGCCGTCGGGGAGCTCGACCAGGACAAGGAGCGCTCGCTCGTCCGACAGGCCGACGAGCGCATCTGGGCCGCTGCAGGATCGATTCCGCTCTACCAGCGGCCCGAGCTGGTGGCGACGAAGGCGAACCTGGTGAACGCGGGGGCGTTCGGCTTCCAGGAGCCCTCCTACGAGGACATCGGCTTCCTGAAGCCGGGCGCGAAGGCCGGTGGCTCACCTACGGAGGACGCTGGCTGA
- a CDS encoding ABC transporter ATP-binding protein translates to MTLLDKTDSVPSPRGAGDDGTPLLEVRDLHVEFHTRDGVAKAVNGVNYTVDAGETLAVLGESGSGKSVTAQAIMGILDMPPGKISKGEILFRGQDMLKMSGEERRKMRGAKMAMIFQDALSSLNPVLSVGYQLGEMFRVHQGMSKKQAKAKAIELMDRVRIPAAAARVGDYPHQFSGGMRQRIMIAMALALEPDLIIADEPTTALDVTVQAQVMDLLAELQREFNMGLILITHDLGVVADVADKIAVMYAGRIVETAPVRELYKRPAHPYTKGLLESIPRLDQKGQELYAIKGLPPNLTRIPPGCAFNPRCAQAQDVCRTDVPALLQVTEQDGGEIAGRGSACHFWKETIHG, encoded by the coding sequence ATGACTCTTCTCGACAAGACGGACTCGGTACCGTCTCCGCGCGGTGCGGGGGACGACGGCACGCCGCTGCTCGAAGTCCGCGACCTGCACGTGGAGTTCCACACCCGCGACGGTGTGGCCAAGGCGGTCAACGGCGTCAACTACACCGTGGACGCGGGCGAGACGCTCGCCGTGCTCGGCGAGTCCGGCTCCGGCAAGTCCGTGACCGCACAGGCCATCATGGGCATCCTCGACATGCCGCCCGGCAAGATCTCCAAGGGCGAGATCCTCTTCCGGGGCCAGGACATGCTCAAGATGTCCGGCGAGGAGCGCCGCAAGATGCGTGGCGCCAAGATGGCCATGATCTTCCAGGACGCGCTCTCCTCGCTGAACCCGGTGCTCTCCGTCGGCTACCAGCTCGGCGAGATGTTCCGGGTCCACCAGGGCATGTCCAAGAAGCAGGCCAAGGCCAAGGCCATCGAGCTGATGGACCGGGTACGCATCCCGGCCGCGGCGGCCCGGGTCGGGGACTACCCGCACCAGTTCTCCGGCGGTATGCGCCAGCGCATCATGATCGCGATGGCGCTCGCCCTGGAGCCGGACCTGATCATCGCGGACGAGCCCACCACGGCGCTCGACGTGACGGTCCAGGCCCAGGTCATGGACCTGCTCGCGGAGCTGCAGCGCGAGTTCAACATGGGGCTCATACTCATCACGCACGACCTCGGGGTGGTCGCCGACGTCGCCGACAAGATCGCGGTGATGTACGCGGGCCGGATCGTGGAGACGGCGCCGGTGCGCGAGCTCTACAAGCGGCCCGCGCACCCGTACACCAAGGGTCTGCTCGAGTCGATCCCGCGCCTGGACCAGAAGGGCCAGGAGCTGTACGCGATCAAGGGCCTGCCGCCCAACCTCACGCGTATCCCGCCGGGTTGTGCCTTCAACCCGCGCTGCGCCCAGGCGCAGGACGTGTGCCGTACCGACGTTCCGGCGCTGCTTCAGGTGACCGAGCAGGACGGCGGCGAGATCGCGGGGCGCGGCAGCGCGTGCCACTTCTGGAAGGAGACGATCCATGGCTGA
- a CDS encoding VOC family protein, whose translation MHGTLHHVELWVPDFGRAESSLGWLLGELGYVAEQRWENGCSLRLGPTYLVIEQSPALSSDRHDRLAPGLNHLAFHVEDAAAMERLVERAAGHGWRLMFPERHPYAGGDGHCAAYLEDGDGFEVELVASA comes from the coding sequence TTGCACGGCACGCTGCATCATGTCGAACTGTGGGTGCCCGACTTCGGGCGGGCCGAGAGCTCGCTCGGGTGGCTGCTCGGGGAGCTGGGGTACGTCGCCGAGCAGCGCTGGGAGAACGGGTGCAGCCTGCGGCTCGGGCCGACGTATCTCGTCATCGAGCAGTCGCCGGCGCTGAGTTCGGACCGGCACGATCGGCTGGCGCCGGGGCTGAACCATCTGGCGTTCCACGTCGAGGACGCCGCGGCGATGGAGCGGCTCGTGGAGCGGGCCGCCGGGCACGGGTGGCGGCTGATGTTCCCGGAGCGGCATCCGTACGCGGGTGGGGACGGGCACTGTGCGGCGTATCTGGAGGACGGGGACGGGTTCGAGGTCGAGCTTGTCGCGTCCGCGTGA
- a CDS encoding peptide ABC transporter substrate-binding protein: MRGAKSAKWVAAAAVIALGATACGGGSGSGDDNANRKIDPNGIVTYANGEPQNPLQPANTMEAYGSVTIEAVFAGLVDYNDKGEVTMTNAKSVTPDKDNKVWTVKLKPGWKFHNGETVTSKSFVDAWNWAANVKNNQVNSSWFADIEGYADVHPEKGKAKKDTMSGLKVVDDNTFTITLNTGIPYFHYKLAYPVFSPLPSGFFKDPKGYGEKPVGNGAYKFKSWDHKKSIQLTRNDDYKGPDKAKNGGLNLKAYTSDTAAYNDLVSNNVDSMPIVPNSELANYKQDLGDRAIVQDYSAINTINPAFYTKQWKNIDVKVLQGLSMAIDRDTINKTVFYNTRESATGWVAKGVLGYQKDACGEYCKYNPSKAKELIKEGGGVPGNKISIQYNADQPHKDWVVAVCNSIKKAVGVACEGDAKTDFQADTQVRDAKKVKSIYRSGWVLDYPFNGNFLRDLYGTGVAGNKADFSDKNFDALVKKADAAATVDESAKLYQKAEKELQNSFPGIPLWYNRTVSGHSTNVKNMTFGQDGDPNFNDVEVYKK, from the coding sequence ATGCGTGGTGCCAAGAGCGCCAAGTGGGTTGCGGCGGCCGCAGTCATAGCCCTCGGTGCGACGGCCTGTGGCGGTGGCAGCGGCAGCGGCGACGACAACGCCAATCGGAAGATCGACCCGAACGGCATCGTCACCTACGCCAACGGTGAGCCGCAGAACCCGCTGCAGCCGGCCAACACGATGGAGGCCTACGGCTCCGTCACGATCGAGGCGGTCTTCGCCGGCCTTGTCGACTACAACGACAAGGGCGAGGTCACCATGACCAACGCCAAGTCGGTCACGCCCGACAAGGACAACAAGGTCTGGACGGTCAAGCTCAAGCCGGGCTGGAAGTTCCACAACGGCGAGACGGTCACCTCTAAGTCCTTCGTGGACGCCTGGAACTGGGCCGCCAACGTCAAGAACAACCAGGTCAACTCCTCCTGGTTCGCGGACATCGAGGGTTACGCCGATGTCCACCCCGAAAAGGGCAAGGCCAAGAAGGACACCATGTCCGGCCTGAAGGTCGTGGACGACAACACGTTCACGATCACGCTGAACACGGGCATCCCGTACTTCCACTACAAGCTGGCCTACCCGGTCTTCTCCCCGCTGCCCAGCGGGTTCTTCAAGGACCCGAAGGGCTACGGCGAGAAGCCGGTCGGCAACGGCGCCTACAAGTTCAAGTCGTGGGACCACAAGAAGTCGATCCAGCTCACGCGGAACGACGACTACAAGGGCCCGGACAAGGCCAAGAACGGCGGCCTGAACCTCAAGGCGTACACGTCGGACACGGCCGCGTACAACGACCTGGTGTCGAACAACGTCGACTCCATGCCGATCGTCCCGAACTCCGAGCTCGCCAACTACAAGCAGGACCTCGGCGACCGCGCGATCGTTCAGGACTACTCGGCGATCAACACGATCAACCCCGCCTTCTACACGAAGCAGTGGAAGAACATCGACGTCAAGGTCCTGCAGGGCCTGTCGATGGCGATCGACCGCGACACCATCAACAAGACGGTCTTCTACAACACCCGTGAGTCGGCGACCGGTTGGGTCGCCAAGGGTGTGCTGGGCTACCAGAAGGACGCCTGCGGCGAGTACTGCAAGTACAACCCGAGCAAGGCGAAGGAGCTCATCAAGGAAGGCGGCGGCGTTCCTGGCAACAAGATCTCGATCCAGTACAACGCCGACCAGCCGCACAAGGACTGGGTCGTCGCGGTCTGCAACTCCATCAAGAAGGCGGTCGGTGTCGCGTGCGAAGGCGACGCCAAGACGGACTTCCAGGCCGACACGCAGGTGCGTGACGCCAAGAAGGTCAAGTCCATCTACCGTTCGGGCTGGGTGCTCGACTACCCGTTCAACGGCAACTTCCTCCGTGACCTCTACGGCACCGGTGTCGCCGGCAACAAGGCCGACTTCTCGGACAAGAACTTCGACGCCCTCGTGAAGAAGGCCGACGCCGCCGCGACCGTCGACGAGTCCGCGAAGCTGTACCAGAAAGCCGAGAAGGAGCTGCAGAACAGCTTCCCGGGTATCCCGCTCTGGTACAACCGCACGGTTTCCGGGCACTCCACGAACGTCAAGAACATGACGTTCGGTCAGGACGGCGACCCGAACTTCAACGACGTCGAGGTCTACAAGAAGTAA
- a CDS encoding YunG family protein, whose amino-acid sequence MTDTTDPTAATWSLLELDAALRAAWAADTTSPDGAERWAPDNPAWGHCDITALLVNDVFGGDLVMGEVYLTDGAQEGFHWWNRLPSGVELDLTREQFRRGEEIRAARIKVRPPGPLKRRWAEYLVLRDRVAAHLGAELPAPV is encoded by the coding sequence ATGACCGACACAACTGACCCGACTGCCGCGACCTGGTCACTCCTGGAGCTGGACGCGGCGCTGCGCGCGGCCTGGGCCGCCGACACCACGTCGCCGGACGGGGCGGAGAGATGGGCGCCGGACAATCCCGCGTGGGGGCACTGCGACATCACCGCGCTGCTCGTCAACGACGTCTTCGGCGGCGACCTCGTCATGGGCGAGGTCTATCTGACGGACGGCGCGCAGGAGGGCTTCCACTGGTGGAACCGGCTGCCGAGCGGTGTCGAACTCGACCTGACGCGCGAGCAGTTCCGGCGCGGCGAGGAGATTCGCGCGGCCCGGATCAAGGTGCGCCCACCGGGCCCGCTGAAGCGCCGCTGGGCGGAGTACCTCGTGTTGCGCGACCGCGTCGCCGCCCACTTGGGGGCTGAACTGCCCGCGCCCGTCTGA
- the typA gene encoding translational GTPase TypA — protein sequence MATRHDIRNVAIVAHVDHGKTTIVDAMLKQAGSFAAHAAESLDDRMMDSNDLEREKGITILAKNTAVKYHPKDGGEVITINIIDTPGHADFGGEVERGLSMVDAVVLLVDASEGPLPQTRFVLRKALQQRLPVILCINKTDRPDSRIDEVVNEAYDLFLDLDADEDQIEFPIVYACGRDGIASLTKPEDGTVPADSTNLEPFFSTILEHVPAPSYDEEAPLQAHVTNLDADNFLGRIALLRVEQGELRKGQTVAWMKRDGTVQNVRITELMMTEALTRKPAEKAGPGDICAVAGIPDIMIGETLADPENPIALPLITVDQPAISMTIGTNTSPLVGRGGGGKGADAKTSVKDRKVTARQVKDRLERELIGNVSLRVLDTERPDAWEVQGRGELALAILVEQMRREGFELTIGKPQVVTKEVDGKTHEPVERLTVDVPEEYMGAVTQLMGIRKGRMDNMSNHGSGWVRMEFVVPSRGLIGFRTEFLTNTRGTGIAHSIHEGHEPWFGTLTTRNNGSLVADRAGSVTPFAMMNLQERGVLFTEPGTEVYEGMIVGENSRADDMDVNITKEKKLTNMRAASADNTENVVPARKLSLEQSLEFCRDDECVEVTPEAVRIRKVVLDQKERGRSASRAKHN from the coding sequence ATGGCCACGCGCCACGACATCCGTAACGTCGCCATCGTCGCCCACGTCGACCACGGCAAGACGACCATCGTCGACGCCATGCTCAAGCAGGCCGGCTCCTTCGCCGCCCACGCTGCCGAGTCCCTCGACGACCGCATGATGGACTCGAACGACCTGGAGCGTGAGAAGGGCATCACGATCCTCGCCAAGAACACGGCGGTGAAGTATCACCCCAAGGATGGCGGCGAGGTCATCACGATCAACATCATCGACACCCCCGGCCACGCCGACTTCGGTGGTGAGGTCGAGCGCGGTCTGTCGATGGTGGACGCGGTGGTCCTGCTGGTGGACGCCTCCGAGGGGCCGCTCCCGCAGACCCGCTTCGTGCTGCGCAAGGCGCTCCAGCAGCGCCTGCCCGTCATCCTGTGCATCAACAAGACGGACCGCCCCGACTCGCGCATCGACGAGGTCGTGAACGAGGCCTACGACCTCTTCCTCGACCTGGACGCCGACGAGGACCAGATCGAGTTCCCGATCGTCTACGCGTGCGGCCGTGACGGCATCGCGTCGCTGACGAAGCCGGAGGACGGCACGGTCCCGGCCGACTCCACCAACCTGGAGCCGTTCTTCTCCACGATCCTGGAGCACGTCCCGGCCCCGTCGTACGACGAGGAGGCCCCGCTCCAGGCGCACGTCACCAACCTGGACGCCGACAACTTCCTCGGTCGTATCGCGCTCCTGCGTGTCGAGCAGGGCGAGCTGCGCAAGGGCCAGACCGTGGCCTGGATGAAGCGCGACGGCACGGTCCAGAACGTCCGCATCACCGAGCTGATGATGACCGAGGCGCTCACCCGCAAGCCGGCCGAGAAGGCGGGCCCGGGTGACATCTGCGCGGTCGCCGGTATCCCCGACATCATGATCGGCGAGACCCTGGCCGACCCGGAGAACCCGATCGCGCTGCCGCTGATCACGGTGGACCAGCCGGCGATCTCCATGACCATCGGTACGAACACCTCGCCGCTGGTCGGCCGTGGCGGCGGCGGCAAGGGCGCCGACGCCAAGACGAGCGTGAAGGACCGCAAGGTCACCGCCCGTCAGGTCAAGGACCGCCTGGAGCGCGAGCTGATCGGTAACGTCTCGCTGCGCGTCCTCGACACCGAGCGTCCCGACGCCTGGGAGGTGCAGGGCCGCGGTGAGCTGGCGCTGGCCATCCTCGTCGAGCAGATGCGCCGTGAGGGCTTCGAGCTGACGATCGGCAAGCCGCAGGTCGTCACCAAGGAGGTCGACGGCAAGACGCACGAGCCCGTCGAGCGCCTCACGGTGGACGTCCCCGAGGAGTACATGGGCGCCGTCACGCAGCTCATGGGCATCCGCAAGGGCCGCATGGACAACATGTCGAACCACGGCTCCGGCTGGGTCCGCATGGAGTTCGTCGTCCCGTCCCGTGGCCTCATCGGCTTCCGTACGGAGTTTCTGACGAACACCCGCGGCACGGGCATCGCCCACTCCATCCACGAGGGCCACGAGCCGTGGTTCGGCACGCTGACGACCCGTAACAACGGCTCGCTCGTCGCCGACCGCGCCGGTTCGGTGACCCCCTTCGCGATGATGAACCTCCAGGAGCGCGGTGTGCTGTTCACCGAGCCCGGCACCGAGGTGTACGAGGGCATGATCGTCGGTGAGAACTCGCGCGCCGACGACATGGACGTGAACATCACCAAGGAGAAGAAGCTCACCAACATGCGTGCGGCGTCCGCGGACAACACGGAGAACGTGGTCCCGGCCCGCAAGCTCTCCCTGGAGCAGTCCCTGGAGTTCTGCCGCGACGACGAGTGCGTCGAGGTGACCCCGGAGGCCGTGCGTATCCGCAAGGTCGTCCTGGACCAGAAGGAGCGCGGCCGCAGCGCCTCGCGCGCCAAGCACAACTGA
- a CDS encoding ABC transporter permease: MGRYVARRLLQMIPVFLGTTILIFLMVNVLPGDPVAALWGDKPPDPAQMAKIKHDLGLDLPLWQQYLHYLGNLAHGEFGVTIAGSRPVIDEMAAAFPVTIRLALMAFTFEMVVGICLGVIAGIRRGKLIDTGVTIFTLLVISVPVFVLGLLGQQIIGTQLGWVTPNVQDSMNVGQLLLPAIVLGSLSLAYVARLTRTSIAENARADYIRTAVAKGLPQTRVVRMHLLRNSLIPVVTYLGTDIGALMAGAVVTEGIFNVQGVGNLLYEALARREGAVIVGIVTVFVLIYLVANLVVDLLYAVLDPRIRYA, translated from the coding sequence ATGGGGCGCTATGTCGCGAGGCGACTGCTCCAGATGATCCCGGTCTTTCTCGGGACAACCATTCTGATCTTCCTGATGGTCAACGTGCTGCCGGGTGACCCGGTGGCCGCGCTGTGGGGGGACAAGCCGCCGGACCCGGCGCAGATGGCCAAGATCAAGCACGATCTCGGCCTCGACCTTCCGCTGTGGCAGCAGTATCTGCACTATCTCGGCAATCTGGCGCACGGCGAGTTCGGCGTGACGATCGCGGGCAGCCGACCCGTCATCGACGAGATGGCGGCCGCCTTCCCGGTCACCATCCGGCTCGCGCTGATGGCGTTCACCTTCGAGATGGTCGTCGGCATCTGCCTCGGCGTCATCGCGGGGATCCGCCGCGGCAAGCTGATCGACACCGGCGTCACCATCTTCACGCTCCTGGTGATCTCCGTGCCCGTCTTCGTGCTCGGCCTGCTGGGCCAGCAGATCATCGGTACGCAGCTGGGCTGGGTCACGCCCAACGTCCAGGACTCCATGAACGTGGGGCAGTTGCTGCTGCCGGCCATCGTGCTCGGCTCGCTCTCCCTCGCATACGTCGCGCGGCTCACCCGCACGTCGATCGCAGAGAACGCGCGCGCCGACTACATCCGCACGGCCGTGGCCAAGGGGCTTCCGCAGACCCGCGTGGTCCGCATGCACCTGCTGCGCAACTCCCTTATCCCGGTGGTCACTTACCTGGGCACCGACATCGGCGCGCTGATGGCCGGCGCCGTCGTGACCGAGGGCATCTTCAACGTCCAGGGCGTGGGCAACCTCCTCTACGAGGCGCTCGCCCGCCGCGAGGGCGCCGTCATCGTCGGCATCGTGACGGTCTTCGTCCTGATCTACCTCGTCGCGAACCTGGTCGTCGACCTGCTCTACGCGGTGCTGGACCCGAGGATTCGTTATGCCTGA
- a CDS encoding ABC transporter permease yields the protein MPENTVKMKKNDAATAAEEPTATVGPTVAEAGPAPEKPRSLGADAWADLIRRPLFLISAVLIVFLLVMAAFPSLFSDTDPTAGDLSNHFLDKPKLGSLFQPDWFGYDAQGRSIYSRVVYGARVSIMVGVGVTLLTTVFGGLLGMLAGYFGGFWDTTLSRITDVFFGIPFILGAMVVLNAFADRTVWTVIGALAFLGWTTIARVMRGAVITAKHADYVVAAKALGAGTGRILRKHVLPNAIAPVIVVATIQLGVVIVAESTLSYLGLGLGTNDVSWGADISDAVKSIRNAPHILFFPAGMLSLTVLAFIMLGDAVREALDPKLR from the coding sequence ATGCCTGAGAACACCGTGAAGATGAAGAAGAACGACGCCGCCACGGCCGCCGAGGAGCCCACGGCCACCGTGGGCCCGACGGTCGCCGAGGCCGGACCCGCACCGGAGAAGCCGCGTTCGCTCGGCGCCGATGCCTGGGCGGACCTCATCCGTCGTCCGCTGTTCCTCATATCCGCCGTGCTGATCGTGTTCCTGCTGGTGATGGCGGCCTTCCCGTCCCTCTTCAGCGACACGGACCCGACGGCCGGCGACCTGAGCAATCACTTCCTGGACAAGCCGAAGCTCGGCAGCCTCTTCCAGCCCGACTGGTTCGGCTACGACGCCCAGGGCCGCTCGATCTACTCGCGTGTCGTCTACGGCGCACGGGTGTCGATCATGGTCGGCGTCGGCGTGACCCTGCTCACCACCGTCTTCGGTGGCCTGCTCGGCATGCTCGCCGGCTACTTCGGCGGCTTCTGGGACACGACCCTCTCCCGGATCACCGACGTGTTCTTCGGTATCCCGTTCATCCTCGGCGCGATGGTGGTGCTCAACGCCTTCGCCGACCGCACCGTGTGGACCGTGATCGGCGCCCTCGCCTTCCTCGGCTGGACGACCATCGCGCGCGTCATGCGTGGCGCGGTGATCACGGCCAAGCACGCGGACTACGTGGTGGCGGCGAAGGCCCTCGGTGCGGGCACCGGCCGGATCCTGCGCAAGCACGTCCTGCCGAACGCCATCGCACCGGTGATCGTCGTCGCGACCATCCAGCTCGGTGTCGTCATCGTCGCCGAGTCCACCCTCTCGTACCTCGGACTCGGTCTCGGGACCAACGACGTATCGTGGGGCGCGGACATCTCCGACGCGGTCAAGTCCATCCGGAACGCGCCGCACATCCTGTTCTTCCCGGCAGGCATGCTCAGCCTCACGGTGCTGGCGTTCATCATGCTCGGCGACGCTGTGCGCGAAGCCCTCGACCCCAAGCTGCGCTGA
- a CDS encoding ABC transporter ATP-binding protein, whose product MAESETVAAIEAPVDRGEPILQVRNLQKYFPLTQGVLFKRHVGDVKAVDGISFDLHQGETLGIVGESGCGKSTVAKLLMTLETATAGEVFFKGQDITKLSGRALKTVRRNIQMVFQDPYTSLNPRMTVGDIIGEPFEIHPEVAPKGNRRQKVQDLLDVVGLNPEYINRYPHQFSGGQRQRIGIARGLALNPEIIICDEPVSALDVSVQAQVINLMEKLQDEFNLSYIFIAHDLSIVRHISDRVGVMYLGKMAEIGTDAQIYEHPTHPYTQALLSAVPVPDPEVREGRERIILSGDVPSPANPPSGCRFRTRCWKAQDKCAEEIPLLAIPERFRTSETPAAHESACHFAEEKNVVPAA is encoded by the coding sequence ATGGCTGAGTCCGAGACGGTGGCCGCCATCGAGGCCCCGGTCGACCGCGGCGAGCCGATCCTCCAGGTGCGCAACCTGCAGAAGTACTTCCCGCTGACCCAGGGCGTGCTGTTCAAGCGGCACGTGGGTGACGTGAAGGCCGTCGACGGGATCTCCTTCGACCTGCACCAGGGCGAGACGCTCGGCATCGTGGGCGAGTCCGGCTGCGGCAAGTCCACGGTCGCCAAGCTCCTGATGACGCTGGAGACGGCGACCGCGGGCGAGGTCTTCTTCAAGGGCCAGGACATCACCAAGCTGTCCGGCCGCGCCCTGAAGACCGTCCGCCGCAACATCCAGATGGTCTTCCAGGACCCGTACACCTCGCTCAACCCCCGTATGACGGTCGGCGACATCATCGGGGAGCCCTTCGAGATCCACCCCGAGGTGGCACCGAAGGGGAACCGTCGCCAGAAGGTCCAGGACCTCCTCGACGTCGTCGGACTCAACCCCGAGTACATCAACCGGTACCCGCACCAGTTCTCGGGCGGCCAGCGCCAGCGCATCGGCATCGCGCGCGGCCTGGCACTCAACCCCGAGATCATCATCTGCGACGAACCGGTCTCGGCGCTCGACGTGTCGGTCCAGGCCCAGGTCATCAACCTGATGGAGAAGCTGCAGGACGAGTTCAACCTGTCCTACATCTTCATCGCGCACGACCTGTCGATCGTCCGGCACATCTCCGACCGGGTCGGGGTCATGTACCTCGGCAAGATGGCGGAGATCGGCACGGACGCGCAGATCTACGAGCACCCGACGCACCCCTACACGCAGGCGCTGCTCTCCGCGGTGCCGGTGCCGGACCCCGAGGTGCGCGAGGGCCGCGAGCGGATCATCCTCTCCGGCGACGTGCCCTCGCCGGCCAACCCGCCGTCGGGCTGCCGCTTCCGCACCCGCTGCTGGAAGGCGCAGGACAAGTGCGCCGAGGAGATCCCGCTCCTCGCGATCCCGGAGCGCTTCCGGACCTCCGAGACCCCGGCCGCGCACGAGTCGGCGTGCCACTTCGCGGAGGAGAAGAACGTGGTGCCCGCGGCGTGA